Proteins found in one bacterium genomic segment:
- a CDS encoding ethylbenzene dehydrogenase-related protein gives MPLRQFIVLLLLWELCAWPADSSAQASREPAASPLPRLRPSRMLPPSSELLALGKKTYTKECAPCHGLDGRGQGEAAYLLYPKPRDFVTAQYRLVSTWERQPTDVDLFTTISRGIPGSAMPSWAHLPEETRWGLVHYLKTFAQNPINPDTAVSESGTGVIKVPPAPPYTAEAAQRAQEYFRDACASCHGGKGKGDGVQQQFDSEGYPTRPRDLTVGVFKGMAAPQEVYRRIVAGLPGTPMPMSDWAYGNDAWDLTHFVLSLSSPEQRERAEMRKFEIVARYVPLIPDHPDASVWRDSPNMNLHMMPLWWRNDRPEILTVQAVHDGKELALRLMWYDDTNDKTAMRVQDFRDAAAVSFTLDPDPPFFGMGEKGRFVNIWMWKAERQADLEAAFQDLDKVYPNLGIDSYPNSMRSALEQPTRHALTMESDPTFITGWGAGNIVSDPTRESAAEALYAQGFGTLKAHPIPDQTVTAKGAYDIGTYRVVFRRAFKASVSNVKAGSSAAKISTLDFVPGQTVRVAFAVWNGHAGDRDGKKSVTIWQDLVIAK, from the coding sequence ATGCCTCTGCGCCAGTTCATTGTGCTGTTGCTGCTGTGGGAACTCTGCGCCTGGCCGGCAGACAGTTCCGCCCAGGCCTCCCGGGAACCTGCCGCCTCCCCGCTGCCGCGCCTCCGTCCCTCCCGGATGCTTCCGCCCTCCTCTGAACTGCTCGCCCTCGGAAAGAAAACCTACACCAAAGAATGCGCGCCGTGCCACGGCCTCGATGGCCGCGGCCAGGGTGAGGCCGCATATTTGCTCTATCCCAAGCCGCGGGATTTTGTGACCGCACAATATCGCCTCGTCTCCACCTGGGAGAGGCAGCCGACTGATGTTGATCTCTTCACCACGATCTCCCGCGGCATTCCCGGCTCGGCCATGCCCTCGTGGGCGCATTTGCCGGAAGAAACGCGCTGGGGTCTCGTGCACTACCTCAAAACATTCGCACAGAATCCCATTAACCCCGACACCGCTGTAAGTGAAAGCGGCACGGGCGTCATCAAGGTTCCGCCGGCGCCGCCGTACACCGCCGAGGCCGCTCAGCGCGCGCAGGAATATTTTCGCGATGCCTGCGCTTCCTGTCACGGTGGGAAAGGCAAAGGCGATGGCGTGCAACAACAATTCGACAGCGAGGGCTATCCCACCCGCCCGCGCGATTTGACCGTCGGCGTTTTCAAAGGCATGGCCGCGCCGCAGGAAGTCTATCGCCGCATTGTTGCCGGTCTGCCCGGCACACCAATGCCGATGAGCGATTGGGCCTATGGTAACGATGCGTGGGATTTGACGCATTTCGTCCTGTCGCTGTCGAGTCCGGAGCAGCGTGAACGTGCAGAGATGAGAAAATTCGAAATCGTCGCGCGTTATGTACCGCTGATTCCCGATCATCCCGATGCCAGCGTTTGGCGCGATTCGCCGAACATGAATCTGCACATGATGCCGCTGTGGTGGCGCAACGATCGTCCTGAAATTTTGACCGTGCAAGCAGTGCACGACGGCAAAGAGCTGGCGCTGCGCCTCATGTGGTATGATGACACCAACGACAAAACCGCGATGCGCGTGCAGGATTTCCGCGACGCCGCTGCCGTGTCGTTCACGCTCGATCCCGATCCGCCGTTTTTCGGCATGGGCGAGAAAGGCCGTTTCGTCAACATTTGGATGTGGAAAGCCGAGCGGCAGGCGGATTTGGAAGCGGCATTTCAAGACCTCGACAAAGTCTATCCCAACCTCGGCATCGATTCGTATCCGAATTCGATGCGCTCGGCGCTGGAGCAACCGACGCGGCATGCGCTCACGATGGAATCCGATCCGACGTTTATCACCGGCTGGGGCGCGGGCAATATCGTTTCCGATCCCACGCGCGAAAGCGCCGCCGAAGCGCTCTATGCGCAAGGCTTCGGCACGCTCAAAGCGCATCCCATTCCCGATCAAACCGTGACGGCCAAAGGCGCTTATGACATCGGCACCTATCGTGTTGTCTTTCGCCGCGCGTTCAAAGCCAGCGTGAGTAATGTCAAAGCCGGCAGCAGCGCCGCGAAGATCAGCACGCTCGATTTTGTTCCCGGCCAAACCGTGCGCGTCGCGTTTGCCGTGTGGAATGGCCATGCCGGTGATCGTGATGGGAAGAAGTCGGTGACGATCTGGCAGGATCTCGTCATAGCCAAATAA